In Rhodamnia argentea isolate NSW1041297 chromosome 11, ASM2092103v1, whole genome shotgun sequence, one genomic interval encodes:
- the LOC115744141 gene encoding probable WRKY transcription factor 51, with protein sequence MNGPENPNPNYTCFEETVNLSEFQLSDYLLLEDGFKEDLSAKMTANSEENSGGSSNGFAHHEDGERRNSNIRCKRGKNKLDTGIRVAFRTKSELEVMDDGFKWRKYGKKSVKNSPNPRNYYKCSSGGCHVKKRVERDRDDSSYVITTYEGVHNHESPCLAYYNYRQTRPTVDAVVSGGWDPQAPPHYSS encoded by the exons ATGAACGGCCCtgaaaaccctaaccctaattaCACTTGCTTCGAAGAGACGGTCAATCTGTCGGAGTTCCAATTATCGGACTATCTCCTTCTTGAAGACGGTTTCAAGGAAGACTTGTCGGCGAAAATGACTGCTAATTCCGAGGAGAATTCCGGGGGCAGCTCCAACGGATTCGCTCATCACGAAGACGGCGAGAGAAGAAACAGTAACAT AAGATGCAAAAGAGGGAAGAACAAGTTAGATACTGGAATTAGGGTCGCATTCAGGACcaaatcggagctcgaggtcaTGGATGACGGATTCAAATGGCGAAAGTATGGGAAGAAATCAGTCAAGAACAGCCCTAACCCTAG GAATTACTATAAGTGCTCAAGTGGAGGGTGCCACGTGAAGAAGAGGGTGGAGAGAGACAGGGACGACTCGAGCTACGTTATAACGACATATGAGGGCGTCCACAATCACGAGAGCCCATGTCTTGCGTACTACAACTACAGGCAGACGAGGCCCACCGTGGACGCCGTCGTTTCCGGCGGTTGGGATCCGCAGGCTCCTCCACACTATTCCAGCTGA
- the LOC125312833 gene encoding probable WRKY transcription factor 51, with product MNSSRIKGIALVSLSLSLSLSLIFVTMNGPNDLDHSYTSFEETVDPSEFELSDDLFLEDDFEEDFSAGMTVYSNRFNHREADERRNSTIRCKRGGKNKLASGFRVAFRTNSELEAVDDGFKWRKYGKKSVKSIPKPRNYCKCLTGWCHVKKRVERDKDDSSYVITTYEGVHNHESP from the exons ATGAACTCTTCAAGGATCAAGGGTATTGCACTAG tctctctctctctctctctctctctctctctcatatttgTGACCATGAATGGCCCTAATGACCTTGACCATAGTTACACTAGTTTCGAAGAGACTGTCGATCCGTCGGAGTTCGAATTGTCGGATGATCTCTTTCTCGAGGATGATTTTGAGGAAGATTTCTCGGCGGGAATGACGGTTTA CTCCAACAGATTCAATCATCGCGAAGCCGATGAAAGAAGAAATAGTACCAT AAGGTGCAAAAGGGGAGGGAAGAACAAGTTAGCTTCTGGATTTAGGGTTGCATTCAGGACCAACTCGGAGCTCGAGGCTGTGGATGATGGATTCAAATGGCGAAAATATGGGAAGAAATCAGTCAAGAGCATTCCTAAACCTA GGAATTATTGTAAGTGCTTGACTGGATGGTGCCACGTGAAGAAGAGGGTGGAGAGAGACAAGGATGACTCAAGCTATGTGATCACAACGTACGAGG GTGTGCACAACCATGAGAGTCCATAG